The genomic stretch TTCAGGAGGTGAGCTAAATCATAATAACCATATACAGAATTCCAGATCTTCCCTGGGAGAAGTCGCTTCAAGTGCTGTTTGTATTTCTCCCCATAAATATTTCTGACGTTTCTTTTACAGTTGTCCTCTAGGGATAAGGGTTTTTGAGATAACTTTATTGGGGTTTCCCTTAGGAGGTGGAATTCTGGGAGCATGATTCCTGCAGGTAGAATTCCTTGGTTATTGGTCAGTCTCAAAGGTAAAGCAGTGGTAAAGCAGCCTGGTGAGAAGTGCCTTGTCTCTTATATTGGAACCGCGCAGAAGGTACATATACATCGGAGAGTCCCCATTTCTTGTTAATATGTTAACATTGGCTTCAAATTCGAGCAAGAGATTGATTATTGCCTCTCTGCCTCCAAAACACGCCTCGTGGATCGCGGCTTGACCTTCATGGTCCTGGGTATTTACCTGGGCTCCGTAAACGAGCAGCAGCCGGCCGGCCTTGCTTGACGCGGTGCACACCGCCAGCTTCAGGGCCGTGTTGCCCGTGGAGGAGACGGCGCAGTTGACGTTCGCCCCGTGGGCAGTGAGCATTTCCATCATCTCCTTATTCAGTATATCTGCAGCCACGTGCAGGGGTGTCATGCTGGACTCGTTCATGGCGTTGACCTGGGCACCGTTCTGGGCCAGGATGGAGAGAACCGGGGAGGTGCCGTATGTGATGGCCAGATGGAGGGGGGAGCGCCAGTTGTCGGCCACTCGCGCATTCACCTGGGCCCCGTGTTCGCACAAAATGCGCAGACACAGGACTGCGTCGTTCTGGATGTCCGTCAGCATCCTTTGGATTCTGTTCCCCGGCTTCGTCCACGTGGTAGAGGTGATGGGCCAGTGCAGGAGCATCAGGCGGAGCGTGGTGAGGCCTCTCGTGTCCCTGGAATAGGTACTGATGGCAGATTGCACTCAATTCACAGCGGGAATGGCTCGACGTGGAGAGCTACTACTTAAGAAGGCAACGTTTATTTAAGATAATCCCCCGTAATTACTCTAAAGAAGTGTTTGAGAACCTGCATTGCTGTTTAATTTCTTGGGGTATCCCAGCGTCTTGGGGGGACAGAGTGGTATGCATTGCAGCACGGAGGGGCCCAGCTTCCTGTCGCAGCTCGTGTCAGCTGTGTTACTCCTGCTGGGACGGCGGCCTCTTCCAGGCTGCATCTCAGTTAGCTCTGTGTCCACAGCCCCTCAGGGCTGTGCTGAGATAGCAGCCAGTCAGTAGAATTGTGCAGACTCGAGTGTGATCCGGGATTCCCACAGAAGTGAGCCGTGAAGGGCCAGAACGCCCGCTAACTCAGTCCCTGGCGGCCCCGCACCTGCTCCTCTACCTGACCTTTTCACTCGCGTGTGTGGATGGCAGGGGCTGCAGCTGGAGTTTATCGTCAGTCCCTGCCCAGCACAGGCGGAGTGAGAGTTTGACAACTTGGCCCTCATCTCCTTTCCTGAAATCTCTCAGGATTGCCTCCAAGATTCCTTGATTGtggcagagaaaagggaaggtCTCTTATGAGCATCTGACCGCTCCACTGGGATTAGAAGATGACTTTCAGTTCACCTGTTGATTTAGTGTAAGCCCTGCACCAGGGGTGTGGGGAAACAGCAGAGTCCCCACGCTGCAGAGCTTACAGTCAGGTGTGGAAGCATTAATCCGAAAGAGCTAAGTAAACAGGCCAGTGGGCAAAGTTCTCGAGAGGTCTGCAGGCCCCATCCAGGGCGAGAAAGGGTGGGAAGGGTGTACTGAGGAATCCTCTGGGTCGTGGCGGGGGAAGGTGATGGTCCAGTCCTGGGAGGACCTGCAGAGCTGGGGTGGGGCTCGGGGGCAGGGTGAGAGCACGACGGGGTGGGGGCGCCCTTCCGGAGCGTGGTAAGGATTTGGGGCTCGACTCTCTTTTATACCGTGTACTTCTCCCATTCATTCAGATAGTATTTACTGGGCACTTTGGAAGTGTCAGCATTGGTTTAGGTGGTGAAGGTATACTGGGAAGCAAGATAAACTTCTTTCCAAGAAAATCCCTtgcctatttccattttcttatttttcatatctAACTTAGGTTGTTAAACTCCCTGAGGGCTGTGACCAGGACTTAATTTGCCACAACACCATTGCTGAACGCTTAATACTCACGATGCTTTAAGTGGGCTGACTGATTTGTGTTCCTGTATTATTTCCGGTTTTTCAGAGGATCTCATCTAGTCAGTAAGGACATTGGTTTATTCCAAACGTGGTAACCTGTAGTCCATCACCCATGGAGAATGGATGAGTCCAGACATGACCGGGAAAGGAACACAGATCGTGTGTGTCCTCATTTAGAAACAGTCGCCTGTTGAGTTAACTTACCTTACTTCTGGGTCTGCACTGTGTTCTAACAAACAAAGCAAACTCTGTGCCTTGCGGTTTTCCGCGGCCAGGTAGATGGGGATGATGGACTGTGTctgctttggggggaaaaaatacaTTACAAGTAGCCCAATATAGTTAGAATAATTGGGTTAGCTTGCTATTTCAAAGGAAATAATTGTATTTAGCATCTCTTTGGTTCAGTATTTCTCTGTTATGTGCATTGAAATTCTCCTTTTGCCTGTTTTAAATTACCCCAAACCAGTCAATTTTATATTGATAttataaaaatctgtattttacatAAATGCAGATTTACCAAGGCAGCAGATATAATTTACTTAAAGCTTCGAAAGTTGATACTTGTGAAGAGCTCATTGTGTAAAATTAATGGTAATTGCTATCAAGTCCCTTAGGCCTTAAATTAACCCAGAGTCATTGACaagtaggttttgttttttaaggcttCGCCAAAGTCATAGTATCAGTAGTATAACCTGCACTTTTAGGGTTTCAAAGTTAATGCTGCTTGTATTCTGTCTATGATTAGCAGAGCTGTTTATGCGAgttctttatacacacacacacacacacacacacacacacacataggccTTTACAGCACGACTGCAAGATAAGGGCAGAGGGTGACttgctgaaaaaaatttaagttataaGGGTAATAATTACtgtataaaaattcagaaaatgaaaaagtatatgtaaaaaagggagaaataattcCAGCACACAGACATAATCAGCATTGGCACATTTGAGAGGATGAGATCAATGTTCTTCCAGCCACGCGAGCCCCAGTCTCTGCTCAGTCAGTGCCCCTGTGATCCCTGGCAGGAGTCGTCGCAGACTCAGCAGAACACGGCTTTGCGTGTGCAGGTGCTCGGCGTGGACCATCCAGCCTCGGGCACGGTGAGGGCAGCCAGGTGTAGTGAGTCCTCAGGAATCAGGTGGCGTTCCTTCTGAAGCATCACGTCTTTTTCCTAAAAGTGAccgagaagaggaagagggtaCCTGGCTCAGCAGTAATCTGTAGCCGGTGGAGCTGGCCAGAACGGTCATGGGCTCGTTGACGGGGTGGCTTCTGAGCTGAGCCCAGAGTGCGGTGCAGTCCTCCCTCAGGATGGCCTCGTAGAGCCTGGTGTGGAATGACACCGCCGCGCCCTCTTCCAGGGCCCGGGCCCCATCAGCCACCAGCCCCCTGCTGCCTCTCTTGGTTATGTTTCCCATGAGTACAACTTCGAGAGGGGACTTAGGAATTCAGGGCAAACGCGTTACAGAATTGGTCAGTCTCAGTCTCTTTATGATTCTTTCCATTCAGTTCTAGAACTGTTGAGAATGGTATCCGTGAAGATGATGCATTTTTATATCAGAACCAAACTTTTTCACGTGTTGTTCCTGTATCTATAGTGCCAGATACAGGAGCACAGTTTCCAGGACTTTCTACTTAGTCACAAAAGCGTATCCAGATTATCATCTTGCACCTaagattgtttctgttttctcttcccattcagctactgttaaaaaaaacctgacaatGCTAAAATAAGGGAATTTATACAAACAAAACATTTACATTAAGAAGACCTAACTTTTAAGCTAAACACTTTCTAGTTTTTAATGGAATTCCACCCCACCTCCAACAGAGGTGCGTTTTCCACTGGTCTGGGGGTAGTTCCATCGGGAAATGTGTTGGGTCTGTGATGATTGCTTCAATAGAGTGAAATGTGTACCTTTAGAGTGTGACCTGGCCGTCCCCAACCCTGACTAACATGTTAGATCatctgggagctttaaaaaaaatcagtgttttcattaaaaataataataatcaaagtCTTTGACTTGTTGAGAGGATAGTAGTTGTTAAAACCTTCTCGGTGACTCTGAGGTTCTGTCAGGGCTGAAATGCACTTGTGCACAAGCACGCTCTACATTAGTGGAATAAGCTGGGGACTTTAAGTAATGTCGATGCCTGTGTCCACCTCCAGGAAATCTGATTTAATCCGTCTGGGGAGTGGCTTGGCCGCTGAGATTTGTTTAAAGTTCCTCCGGTTATGCTAATGTGCGAccgagtttgagaaccactgctctcatTTTTAATTCTTGAGGGGCTATTGGCTTCTGAGTTGAAAACTCTCAACATCCACATGTTTTCACTGTTCATTCTAGAACACCGTGGAGTTGACCTGTTCTGTTTGTTTACAgcccagaaatatttttcttcatggcCCCGACCAGCAAGTAAAAATAGGAGACTTTGGCCTGGCCTGTGCAGACATCATACAGAACACAGACTGGGCCAATGGAAATGGAAAGAGTAAGTTTCTTttggtggttgtttttgtttgtatttgcattaaaaaaagagagagagagacatggttGAACACTGTCAGTATTTAAAGAGAATCATAAAGACTTAACAGCAAaggtgagatttaaaaaaaaaagcaactgtcATTTCCTTGGGAGCTGCAGTGCCCTGCTCAGTCAGGGGTCTTTATGTAGACAGTGCTAACCCCACCATGCTTCATCTCTGGCTTTTCAAATTACAGGAACACCCACACATACCTCCAGAGTGGGCACTTGCCTGTACGCTTCCCCTGAACAGTTGGAGGGATCCGAGTATGATGCCAAGGTAGTGTTTGTTCCCGTCTACCCTTTCAGTGGACTTACCCTGCAGTCATAAGTAACAAAAAGTACAGTAAATGCAGTGGAAGGTCTGATGTCGAAGTGATTTGGAAATAGCGGAGTGTGGTAGGTTATCTCTTACATCAAACTACCATAGTGCGAAGCCTCACTTTTCAACTGAATCTGACTTTTTTAGGCTATTTTACTATTTCCAAATCCGTGGGTGtcacaaaataatttttgcaaTGAGCTTTCCCTTCAAGATATCACCTTCCCCTCAGGAAGGCAGGATTCACCAAAGTCTGTTTTCAGCTGTTCATTCTGCTTTCAAGCTTAGGTAAATCAGTGCCCCCGACAAGTGTGACACTTGCTTCCCTCTGAGGTAGAATGAAGATGCGGAAAAGTTTTAATCCAGCTC from Balaenoptera acutorostrata chromosome 15, mBalAcu1.1, whole genome shotgun sequence encodes the following:
- the ANKRD61 gene encoding LOW QUALITY PROTEIN: ankyrin repeat domain-containing protein 61 (The sequence of the model RefSeq protein was modified relative to this genomic sequence to represent the inferred CDS: deleted 1 base in 1 codon), producing MGNITKRGSRGLVADGARALEEGAAVSFHTRLYEAILREDCTALWAQLRSHPVNEPMTVLASSTGYRLLLSQQTQSIIPIYLAAENRKAQSLLCLLEHSADPEVRDTRGLTTLRLMLLHWPITSTTWTKPGNRIQRMLTDIQNDAVLCLRILCEHGAQVNARVADNWRSPLHLAITYGTSPVLSILAQNGAQVNAMNESSMTPLHVAADILNKEMMEMLTAHGANVNCAVSSTGNTALKLAVCTASSKAGRLLLVYGAQVNTQDHEGQAAIHEACFGGREAIINLLLEFEANVNILTRNGDSPMYMYLLRGSNIRDKALLTRLLYHCFPLRLTNNQGILPAGIMLPEFHLLRETPIKLSQKPLSLEDNCKRNVRNIYGEKYKQHLKRLLPGKIWNSVYGYYDLAHLLK